CACCGGCCGCGTGATTTGCGCCCACTAGCAGCCTTCCGTGGACAATCGCACCACCGCCGACTCCAGTCCCGAGTGTCAGGCAAAAGAGATTGTTGCAGCCCCGGCCCGCACCGAACAGCCATTCGCCGAGCGCAACCGCGTTAGCATCGTTTCCGCACGAAACCGGTAGTCCGGTCAGTTCCTCAAGAGTGCTCTTGACTGTGAATCCGTGCCAGCCGGGCAAGTTTGGCGGCACTCGCACTATACCATGAATGTGGTCCACAAGTCCGGCCACGCCGACTCCGATTGAGCGGAGTTTGTTGAAACGGCGCAGGTTCGTGATGGTCTCGGCTATTCGTTCCATCGCCTGCTGCGGACCGCGTCGGGCCCGCGTTGCGAGCCGGCGACGGGCAACTACCCGACCCCGTGGGTCAACAAGACCCAACTTGATATTCGTGCCGCCGATGTCAATGCCGACGTCGAAAGTCATGCTTCAGTCTGTAGGCACGGGACAGAATACGGTTGTCGGGGTCTCAGCGTCCGTGTAACCTCCTCAGCACGCGTTCGTACGCTGATGTCATCCTTATACCTCTGCGAGCCATCACTGCCTGAGCGCAGACAAGCGCGTCCGACAGTTTCCAGCGCTGTTCTTGACCCCATGCGAACGCCGGTATTTCCCTTGGCGAGAGCCCGGGCTCAAACCAGTTCGCAAACGTGCCGACCCGGGCGCCCGTATTCAGGAGCGTCCCGATTGCAGTCTTTGCGTGGTCGCCGATGAAACATCCCACTTTCAACAGGCCGGTATCAACCGCTTTGCCGTCAAAGAAGACTCTTACCGGCTGGTACGCATTCTTCAGGTCTGAGTTCGTCGTCAAAGCCCCGAGATTTGCCCACTCGCCGACAAAGCTATGTCCGATGAACCCGTCATGGTGCTTATTCGCATATCCCTGGAAGACAGATGCTTCGACTTCACCGCCGACCCGGCAATGCGGCCCGAAACTGCATCCCGGCCTGACCCGCGCAGCGTCAATCACAGTGCGCGGTCCGATGTAACACGGTCCTTCGATAAAGCTGCCTGGCCGAACCTGCGCATTACGGTCAACCATTACCGACCCGGTTTCGGTATTGATGACCGTCCCCGGCCACACCCGCGCGCCCGGCGCGATTATGAGCCTGTTCCTCGGCCCAACCAGAACCACGCCGCTTTGATTTCTGACCCCTGACTTCTGACGCTGGTTTTTCAGCTCTTTCTCAATCTCTTCTGCGTTGTATTCAACAATGTCCCACGGCCATTTCACCACTTTCGCCTTCACCTGCTCCTTGGCAAAGGCGGCCTTAAGACCCTCAAGCGAACTAATCCTTACTGCGTGCTCTGCACAGAAACGGAAACCGACGACATCATCACCGGATAGTAGCACCGCTTCCCGGCCTTCGGACTCAATGTGCGCCTCGAGAATCGCCCGGCCGGAAAGAAACAGCCCGCCCTTTTTCACCGGCTGGTTCACGCGGTAACCGGGATGGACCTCGGCTGTAAGTTCGGCCAGCTCGTCCCGCACCCATAGGTTGAACTTCTGATTCGGATAGAGCCGCTGTAGCTTTTCCAGCAGCGTGAACCGGCCGCATCGCAGGTCGAACACCGGTCGCACGTCCACAAGCGGCGACAGGCGCCGAAAGCCCTCGTCTTCGTATACGCAAATCACGGGTCAAGGATAGAACCGCTCGGCACTCTGTCAAGCCCGGTCCTGGCTGCGGCGACAGGAAACCGGGCTTGGACGCGCAGAGCCCAAGGGATGAGTGGAAGACCACCTCAGGGAAAGAGCTGCTGTTCGCGGAAAGCCCGCAACCTTGCGTGCAGCCGATAGTGCAACGGCGGTTCAGAGCCCGGCTTGCGGCTGGACTTGAGATGACTTTGGGCTCCTTAGGGCTGTTCAACTCAAGCCGCGACACTTGCGCCACCTGGACAATATTCTCGGATACCGTGTCGGGCCCTGATTCTTACCATAATTCACGCTGCTACTGACGGTTAGGGCCGGAGCACAACTCGACCCGCAACTGAGTGGGGGAGTCATTTCCTCTGTTAAGCAGCATCAGATATGTCAAGCAAGCATGGCAGCCGTTGAGGCGGCATAACTATTGAATGCAGAAAAGGATAATTGCCACCGGACGACGGGAATATGCAATCGCCACGCACAACATCCAGTTTCCTCGAGAGTTGTGCAATCATCACCCAGTGTCAGCACGGCCGTCATTTTGAGGAGCAAGGCGACGAAGAGCTTCGGCTGTCCTGAGCAAACTGCGGACGACGTCACTCGATAGGGGACAGAGCGGTGTGGCCGTAGTTGTGCCGCAATACGCGGGACGTGTAAGCACCGTTTCCGCACCACAGTCTTCCCCATCCGGCTGGCATTGACATCCTGCGACTCCATTCTAAGATTGGGCGTGGCTTTGCTGCGGTTTCTTTTTGCCGACATTCCTCAGAAGGTAATCGCTTTGTTGATCGCACTCTTTCTCTGGTTTGTTGCCGCACTTGACCGCATCTACATCACAAGTTTTCCGATTCCGGTCGAGATCGGCGAGAAGACCAGCGCGAAGATTATTACCGGGTTCAAGACTAGGAGTGTGACTGTGACAATCGAGGGCAAGGGCCGGGATATTGTCGGCCTGCGGTTGCGCAGTCCCGAGTTCCGGCTGAGTGTGCCCGACTCTGACCCGGGCGTGCGACACATCAGACTCGACCCGGCTGACCTTGACCTGCCCAAGACTCTGGCCCTTCGTTCTATTACCCCGGACCATATCGAGCTCGAGTTACACAAGATCGGCCATCGCACCGTAGAAGTCCAGGTTCCGGTCAAAGGTCAGCTACCCAAGGGTCTGGCAGTAGCGTCAATAGCGCCGGCTGCCGAGGTTACGCTTGTCGGACCGGAGGAGGACATCACTTTGTTCGCTTCGGTAACAACCGAGTCACTCAACCTTGGCGCCATCCGCGAAAACGATACCGTCCGGCTGCATGTATTCCCGCCGTTGGTCGAGGGTTTCTCGACCAAGCCTGAGACTCTGCCAGTTGTGGTGCTCGTGGAGAAGGAGGCCGCGCGGATATTCCTTAACATTCAGGTTCGCACCGACATATCCCGACCCGGCAGTATCCGGGTCGAACCAGCTGAGGCCCAGATTGCCGTGGCGGGTCCGTCCAGCTGGCTGGACAAACTGAAGCCTTCAGACATCGTTGCCCGCATTAGGACCGCAG
This candidate division WOR-3 bacterium DNA region includes the following protein-coding sequences:
- a CDS encoding putative sugar nucleotidyl transferase, yielding MICVYEDEGFRRLSPLVDVRPVFDLRCGRFTLLEKLQRLYPNQKFNLWVRDELAELTAEVHPGYRVNQPVKKGGLFLSGRAILEAHIESEGREAVLLSGDDVVGFRFCAEHAVRISSLEGLKAAFAKEQVKAKVVKWPWDIVEYNAEEIEKELKNQRQKSGVRNQSGVVLVGPRNRLIIAPGARVWPGTVINTETGSVMVDRNAQVRPGSFIEGPCYIGPRTVIDAARVRPGCSFGPHCRVGGEVEASVFQGYANKHHDGFIGHSFVGEWANLGALTTNSDLKNAYQPVRVFFDGKAVDTGLLKVGCFIGDHAKTAIGTLLNTGARVGTFANWFEPGLSPREIPAFAWGQEQRWKLSDALVCAQAVMARRGIRMTSAYERVLRRLHGR
- a CDS encoding CdaR family protein — encoded protein: MALLRFLFADIPQKVIALLIALFLWFVAALDRIYITSFPIPVEIGEKTSAKIITGFKTRSVTVTIEGKGRDIVGLRLRSPEFRLSVPDSDPGVRHIRLDPADLDLPKTLALRSITPDHIELELHKIGHRTVEVQVPVKGQLPKGLAVASIAPAAEVTLVGPEEDITLFASVTTESLNLGAIRENDTVRLHVFPPLVEGFSTKPETLPVVVLVEKEAARIFLNIQVRTDISRPGSIRVEPAEAQIAVAGPSSWLDKLKPSDIVARIRTAGLEPGTHRLAAEIILPPGFHLVRCEPALFDVTVK